From the Trifolium pratense cultivar HEN17-A07 linkage group LG4, ARS_RC_1.1, whole genome shotgun sequence genome, the window GGAACATTGGCTCCAGAGAATGTATTGATGAATGAGACAGTTGCTAACTTAGGGGAAGTGTTTCCATTCTTAAACCTCATAACTTACAACCTATGCATGCTAATTTAAAGGTCAAGGATCTCATGTTGCAAATGATAAATGTTGGAACTAAGACATAATTCACGAACTGTTTGATAGCAGAAGTGCAAGACACATCATGCAAACTCCTCTTTTTAATTCTGTCCAAGATGATGCTATTTAATAGAAATTAGAGTGCGGTGTTATTTTTTCAGTACGCATGGTGTACAGGTTGTGTGTGGATGTTGCAGGTACAACAAACCGACACAGCGTTGAAAGAAATTGGAGCATTCTCTGGCGTGCGAAAATCCCTCCTAAAGTTAAAAAGCTTATATGGCGTATTGGTCAGAACTGCTTGCCATTGCGATTAAGGCTAGCTAATCGCAGTGTGCAAAGTGTCTGATTAATTGTGCTAGTTGTGACGAAGGTAATGAAGATAGCATCCATTTGTTCTTTTTGCGTACGCAGAGCAAGCAATATTGGCAACACATTGTCTGTGGGAGTTAGTTTTGTAATAAATCAATATCAAAGAACTTATTTTCTATATAGTACAATGTTTTGCCTTTATTATAGGTATTATGTTATATATAAATAAGGATATACTTACTTCAAATTTTAGCCTTAATTGATGGttgtgattaattaattataattattatggtGTGGtccttaaattattttttttattatggtgTGGTTTCAGTAATTAGCAAAGGATATATTTacacatgttttttatttatttattattccactttttttttctatacCATTACATCATTCCTCTTTTTGACAATGCAAAATAGTAGTAGGTAGTAATTCATGATAGtaaactataataaaaaaatggttCAGTTTTCTGCATCAAATAGAAAGTGAATATGTCAAATATCTCCCTGAACTTTGGAAATAGACAAATACTCCTTTTATGAAGAAAAGAGATGGATATTTATCTATTTCCAAATCGAAAAAAAGAGGGTAAAATCTTGTTTCTTATGACGAGAGTGAATGATACAGTCTAACGTGAATGCCCTGGCAAGCGGAGGCCAATCTAAGGCCACATTCCTCCGGGAAATATACTGCAGATACCTCAATTGTGAAGGGATAAACCATATCTAAAAGTCCTATCCTCCCAAGTATAAACCTTCCGATAAATCAACAATGCAGCCAACATAAAAGCCAAAACTGGCCAAGCACCATATTCACAATGCATCAACAACACATTGTGTTCCGACAAACTCAAGCTTTGAATTTGTATTTCGATTGAGACAAATTGAGTTTGTCAAAATAGAAATGAGAAACTAAGCTTTAACTTTGTCGGAACACAAACCGAACACAAATTTGTTTCAACAAACTCAAACTTCGAATTTGCCGGAATAGGAATTGGTTCCTACAAAGtcaaattttgagaaaatgTCATAGGCAAATTTTGAGTAAATTTGAAGAGTATAGAGTAATATTTTCTGTTAGACCAGAAATTTATTAACaacctcaatttttttatggtaaacGCTACGTTTCATTGAAATTGAACAACATTGTTACAGTGAGCAACTTGCACCTGACGTGGGAGATATCCCATACATAACTTATATGGGGTCTGCTTGTTTATTTTCAAAGACACTTATTTCTATAGCACCCCATAAATTCCAAAGAACTAAACCAAAAAGTTTTGCTGCCATTGGTTCCACACATTGAAGACCAAGTAGGATCCAGGAGTTAATCTTAACGAATGAATTTCATACAACTGTGGTTTGCTATGTTGTGtatgtttaatttatttctttttaacatGTATCAAAAATAAGATAGAACCACTAAATTATACATGGCTATAGAACCTTCCGAATGAATATATAGGTTCATACTTTCATCATAAATTATTTCACAGATATCTTTTGCCAATCCTATCTAtcctatataagaaaagaagatactaatGAAATTCCAAAATTACCCTTACTTTGCCTTCTTCACATATTGCCACATCGCTAAATTAATggttatttttgtcttttcatactaaattataacaaaataatattattataatcattCATATAAATCTAATAAAAGTAGATActaattaaatttcaaaattaccCTTGCCTTGTTTTTTCACATATTGCCACATCACTAAATTAATggttatttttgtcttttcatactaaattataacaaaataatattattataatcattataCTCTATTACacattgttttcatataagaatTCTTTGatatagtttaattttcataattaataattatcatGAAATTAATTACCATTTGTTATTGTAGTTAATTACTTCTCATATAAATGATCCGGATTGGTTTCCTTTGTATTTATGCATAGGATTCCCTCATAATCATATGTATGTGTGTTAACGTTGCATGGAAATGGTTAGATTTGAAGTTTCATGCTTTTTTAAGGAGATTCAATAGAAAAGGAAAGCATCATAATAATTTGATCAAATAAAAGTAAAGTTTGACTTTATAGGAATTGATGAGAACAGAGGGACCATATCTAAAAACATCTAAAAACATTTGACAGAGACTAATTtgagatattaaaaaaatcatagacCTATTTAAGAACGGATTGCAATACATCGACTAATTTTATAATTTGCTCGTCAAAGAGGACTAATTGTTGGTAATCAAGCATCTTTATTagaagggttaaatatatttattatccCTATAGAATAAGTAATTAACATTGTCTGAATATTTTTTGTAGGAATATCTCATATAATAATACGCAGggctattttttataatttatgcgTGGATCTATATctctactcatatattaattcgcatgtctattttttttataatttttatgtggaCCTATCTCTACTTACATCTTACCTTAATAACAAACATGCTCCAGAAAGAAATTTTACAtcaaaaaatttgaaaagaCAAAGAAGAACAAGTATGATTAAATTGATTTCCCAAGCTGTCATAATCTTTTTCAGAAACTAGGTAACCATGAAAAAGTCTTTACAAAGCAATGCAAATAATTCATTCTACATTTCTACTCTCAACTTACATGATGAGCAATGAAAGCTGCTGAGCCACATGAAGATTTTTCGACATCACTCCTACACAACTATATCCTTATTCTTTCCTACCAATATCACCATCCAAAATTGCATGCCTAGTTAAAACAATCTCTTTAACAAGATTTCTGTAAGTGAACGGTCGAACAGCCGCTCGCAGAAATAGGTCTGGAGGAAGTTTGCTCTTCTTAATCTTTTTTCTCCATGGACCGAGCCCAATGTACTTCCACTCTTCAGGACTAACCTTTGCTCTCTTTCCTCTCAAGACAGTTTCGTCTCCATCTGCTGAATGCATCCTTTTTTCCTCTGCTTCCTCCGTTTCCTCCGCTGTCATCATTTGCTTCTTATATAATTTTGTAGAAAGTTCAACACTCTTCCTTACCATATTTTCCATTGCCTCTGCACTATTTGTTGCTTTTCGAAACTCATTCCAGCCCTTTACATCTTCTTCCAAGGCATGAAATTTACCATCTTCAGTTTCTTCCATGTCCGTAACTAGATCTTGGTCTTCATTAACATCAAAATTGTCAgtctcttcctcttcctcttcttcatcatcaccatctCCATCACTACCTTCATCCTCAATCCAATCTAAAATCTCAGTATCATTATCACCAACAATAtcctcatcttcttcatcaGGAGCGTCACAGCCAAGCTCCATCTCTTCTAACTTAACCTTCCACTCTTTAGTATACGGATGTAGAATTTCCACCGGATGATGGCCCAAAAGAAACTCCAaacattttgactttttttcGTCACTTAATTTCTGATATGCATtaacaacatcatcaacaaaagcCTTTTGATTCACCTTCACGATCTTACACAATCCACCATAATAAGTACACGTCTCAACAGTTCCATCATCATTTTGCAACTCACAAAGGTAATCATTTTCAGTCCTAGGATCAAGAAACGGAATTATCGCATTAAAAAAGTTATCTTGTGGCTCAAACCTACACTGGAACACTGGCTTCTTGACATACACAATATCAGGTCTCATCCATGCTGCACATTGCGCTACCAACGACCTCGCCTTGTTCCCAAGTCTACCCATCAAAGTCCACTTATCTAATCTCTGCTTACCAGCTTCAAGCACTACTTCACTAACTAATGTCCATTGCTGCCAAGGAAGTTCTGAAACTCTCCACTTTGGGTGCCtaatgaaaacccaaaaataccTTAATTTAGTTTGATCCAACTGCTTCACTTTTTTCCCATAATCTGCAGCCATATCCGACTTCTCAATCTCCTCCCACTCTTCATGATCCTTAACTTCATTAATTATCGTCACACACTCATCCGTAATCCCACCACTAACCGGCTCACCAACAACAATTCCACGCCAAGAATACGGTCCATACTCACCATATTTATACCAATCATAAGGATGCCGCAAATTCGGATCATCCTTCGCCATGAACCGAACCAGCCGATCATATCCAAGACCAATTTGCTGTAACAAATCCTCAGAGAAATTATCCGGATAATTCCCACGCCCTCTAGGGTTTTTCAACCTATAGAATAAAGACTCAGCAAGCTTCTTACTTTTCGTTCTAGCATTACGCTTCACCCGTCTCCGAAACTCAGCATTGCCTTCAAGTCGACCACCAGAAGACGATGCACCACCAATCTTCTTACTACGACCCGCATAAGATCGAACATCTCTTATGCTACACACATTATCATTATTTCCAGAAATTGCCAATTCACTACTCGGTTTCGGATTTTGCGAAAACGAAACAACTCGAAATCCTTTGTGGGGTTTAAGTTTTAGGTTTGGGGGTTTATTGAAAGGtttaagaaatgaaaatttgttgtAAGGTGAAAAAGGGTTCAATGTTCTAGGCAAGAATTCAGTTGTAAAATGGGTTGAATCCATCTCAACACAAAGCATTCACCAGCATTAGGTCTTCAAATATAAACCCAAACAAACACAACcttccaaacaaaacaaaaatcacaaactcagttttttattataataaaaattgaaaaaaaaatttggaaccaaacagagaaaataatcaaaaatTTAAGTAACAAAGAATCGTTAGATAATTGTGAAACagaaaaaataagccaaaatgaaccaatataataaaaaatgaaaaaaaaaaattggaaccaaataatttaaaagaataaaaaaataaaaagaaagaaactttTGGCGAAGTTCTTACTGTTGGTGGCGGCTGACGACGGACTCCGGCTGGTATCTCCGGGCAGTTAGTTGAATTGAAGGAGACTGGAGCTTGTCTGTGATACTAGGAGGGAAAAGGGTAGCGGCagccttttgtttttcttatattcGATTTGATGGAGGTTTATCcccaaacaaataaaaaaattacaaatgttctaacatttaattaattggtttgtgtcaaaaaaaaaaaaaaaattggttaagtGGTAAAAGTTTGGTTCTAAGAGGAGTATGTGGTCAAGGAAGCTGGTGATTTGATTGCGAAGGAAAAATTTACTTTATGTGTCGCACAAATTTTTCGAAAGAGATTAGTCATCGTTAACGATGGTGGAAACATCGTACTaactaaaaaaatacaaatatatccATTTTAAGTAGAAAAAATGGtaatgtttgtaaaaaaaaaatacaaaaatggtAACTAATGCGTCACACCACGGTTAAGCTTAAAGtataaaaaagattatttttaatataattaactttttatattttcttaattaatatCTCAATGACATTAGTTATTAGCTATGTTTcccgggtacggtaccggtacgAGGTAcgttatttttagaaaaattaacgTACGGGTACgttcttataaatttttttaaaaaaatataattatatatatcaaataatagagttatattcttaaaacaaataattaaacataaaaaatatcacaccacactttaaatgtaatttaaattgttcgaaacatcaaaatatgcaattaaaatcaattagctcaaaaagagtcaattatttatctcttcatcatcactaaaaaaaGTTACCTTTAGTTAGGTTCACCATGAGaaagactagcaatttcaaaaatatcaactatatattaaataaatctcattcatctctacgaatatcccacatttttgttgtactataattataagtattaatatttctctttcttgagagaagacgaagattggtatgaataaaaactagatcttcatctctctttgaattgagtctattccttttcaatgaatgagtgaataattcTGGCGGctattttgttattgttttttagcaatAGTTGCTACTTTTATAacgtaaatcttcctataaaaataataataataataaaagaaaaaagagaaataaaaaatcatgtttttttggattggtgtaccacgcgCGTACCACATGTGTACCACGTGTGTacccattgcaaaaaaaataaaaaaaaaaataggtatgGCGTCGGTGCGTACCGGGGAGTACCATACGtgtaccggtacccggtacgtACCCGATACCGATACTcggtctaaaatggagtacccatgcaacatagTTAGCATCATATTtattagtactccctccgtcccaaaataaatgacctagtTGACCACTGTCAT encodes:
- the LOC123882170 gene encoding uncharacterized protein LOC123882170, producing MLCVEMDSTHFTTEFLPRTLNPFSPYNKFSFLKPFNKPPNLKLKPHKGFRVVSFSQNPKPSSELAISGNNDNVCSIRDVRSYAGRSKKIGGASSSGGRLEGNAEFRRRVKRNARTKSKKLAESLFYRLKNPRGRGNYPDNFSEDLLQQIGLGYDRLVRFMAKDDPNLRHPYDWYKYGEYGPYSWRGIVVGEPVSGGITDECVTIINEVKDHEEWEEIEKSDMAADYGKKVKQLDQTKLRYFWVFIRHPKWRVSELPWQQWTLVSEVVLEAGKQRLDKWTLMGRLGNKARSLVAQCAAWMRPDIVYVKKPVFQCRFEPQDNFFNAIIPFLDPRTENDYLCELQNDDGTVETCTYYGGLCKIVKVNQKAFVDDVVNAYQKLSDEKKSKCLEFLLGHHPVEILHPYTKEWKVKLEEMELGCDAPDEEDEDIVGDNDTEILDWIEDEGSDGDGDDEEEEEEETDNFDVNEDQDLVTDMEETEDGKFHALEEDVKGWNEFRKATNSAEAMENMVRKSVELSTKLYKKQMMTAEETEEAEEKRMHSADGDETVLRGKRAKVSPEEWKYIGLGPWRKKIKKSKLPPDLFLRAAVRPFTYRNLVKEIVLTRHAILDGDIGRKE